A window from uncultured Fretibacterium sp. encodes these proteins:
- the cbiD gene encoding cobalt-precorrin-5B (C(1))-methyltransferase CbiD encodes MSVGMSVGGRKLREGVTTGACAAAAAKAAAMRALTGTCPPRVEVEGPTGRRFSLEVLPLPDGGCGVVKDAGDDIDATDGMTVCAAVALEDGDGPIAFAAGPGVGTVTLPGLKVPPGEPAINPAPRAMIERAVRDAVGARAVRVTVSVPGGEAVARRTFNPRLGIEGGISILGTTGVVRPMDESSILESLTLELGILRSLGVRDLVLTFGNTGELALRKAWGIEGRCVIQTGNYPGHVLDEAARMGFRRGLFCAHPGKLLKVAAGSFNTHNRVADGRLEALCTQAALAGADRAVVRRLYECRTTENAMELLREERLEFLWNPLAEVVARRCTDRSFGALPIAAAFIDNAGTILGRTPDAADVARSASGGGGRGENG; translated from the coding sequence ATGTCCGTCGGGATGTCCGTCGGGGGGAGGAAACTTCGGGAGGGCGTGACGACGGGCGCCTGTGCGGCCGCGGCGGCCAAGGCTGCGGCGATGCGCGCCCTCACCGGGACGTGTCCTCCCCGGGTGGAGGTGGAGGGGCCGACGGGCCGGCGGTTCTCCCTGGAGGTGCTGCCCCTGCCCGACGGGGGCTGCGGCGTGGTCAAGGACGCCGGGGACGATATCGACGCCACGGATGGGATGACCGTCTGCGCGGCGGTCGCGTTGGAGGATGGGGATGGGCCCATCGCCTTTGCCGCGGGGCCGGGGGTGGGGACGGTCACCCTGCCGGGCCTGAAGGTCCCGCCGGGCGAACCGGCTATCAACCCGGCGCCGCGCGCGATGATCGAGCGGGCCGTCCGGGACGCCGTGGGAGCGCGGGCCGTCCGGGTCACGGTGTCCGTGCCCGGTGGGGAGGCGGTGGCGAGGCGCACCTTCAACCCGCGCCTGGGCATCGAGGGCGGGATATCGATTCTGGGGACGACCGGGGTCGTGCGGCCCATGGACGAGTCGTCCATCCTGGAGTCGCTGACCCTCGAGCTCGGCATCCTGCGTTCGCTGGGGGTCCGGGACCTGGTGCTGACCTTCGGAAACACGGGCGAGCTCGCGCTCCGCAAGGCGTGGGGCATCGAGGGCCGCTGCGTGATCCAGACGGGGAACTACCCCGGCCACGTTCTGGACGAGGCGGCGCGGATGGGGTTTCGGCGCGGGCTGTTCTGTGCGCATCCGGGCAAGCTGCTGAAGGTGGCGGCGGGGTCGTTCAACACGCACAACCGCGTCGCCGACGGGCGGCTGGAGGCGCTCTGCACCCAGGCCGCACTGGCGGGGGCGGACCGGGCCGTCGTGCGGAGGCTCTACGAGTGCCGCACGACCGAGAACGCGATGGAGCTCCTGAGGGAGGAACGGCTGGAGTTCCTGTGGAACCCCCTGGCGGAGGTCGTGGCCAGGCGGTGTACCGACCGCTCCTTCGGCGCGCTGCCGATTGCCGCGGCGTTCATCGACAACGCGGGGACGATCCTGGGCCGCACTCCGGACGCCGCGGACGTAGCCCGCAGCGCGTCCGGAGGCGGGGGACGGGGGGAGAACGGATGA